The Roseibium sp. Sym1 nucleotide sequence AAGGCCAGGACTCGGACGCGGTCAGAGACGAGGTGATGGGTGCGGTGCGCGGGCATTTCCGGCCCGAGTTCCTGAACCGGCTCGACGAGATCGTGTTGTTCCACCGCCTGCAGCGGGCGCAGATGGCCGACATCGTCAAGATCCAGCTGGAACGTCTGCGCACGCTTCTGACGGATCGCAAGATCACGCTGAAGCTGGACGACGGCGCGCTTGGCTGGCTGGCGCAGAAAGGCTATGACCCTGCCTATGGCGCCCGTCCGCTGAAGCGGGTGATCCAGAAGGATCTACAGGATCCGCTCGCGGAAAAGCTGCTTTCCGGCGATATCCTGGACGGTCAGACGGTGGCCGTCTCGGCCGGTGCGGACCGGTTGACCTTCCAGGTCGACGGCATGGAAAGCGCCGCAGCCTGAGTGATGGGGTGATGACAAGGAAAAGCCCGCGGAACCCCGGTTCCGCGGGCTTTTTCATGTGCGGCCGGTCCGGGTCAGTTGACGGCGGCGATCCGTGACGGCTTGCGTGCCCGGTCCAGCAGCGTCTCGACCCTGTAGCGCTCTGTTTCGAAGGCGGTGCGCATCTCTCCGTCAAGGGTCCGGCCCTTGGGCAGCTTGATGCGCATCGGGTCCATGTAGCGGCCGTTGACCAGCACTTCATAGTGCAGGTGCGGGCCGGTCGACAGGCCGGTGGACCCGACATAGCCGATGATCTGGCCCTGGGTAACGCGGGTTCCTTCCTGGACGCCCTTGGCGAAGCCGGTCATGTGATTGTAGGTGGTGGTATAGCCGTTGGTGTGGCGCAGTTCGATGCGGCGGCCATATCCGGAACTCCAGCCGGCCTTCTGCACCGTGCCGTTGCCGGCCGCCATGATCGGGGTGCCGCGCGGCGCGGACCAGTCAACACCCCTGTGCATCTTGGTGTATTTGTGGATGGGGTGACGGCGCATGCCGAAACCGGAGCGGAACTTGCCGCCATTGAGCGGTTTGCGGATCAGGAACTTCTTCGCGCTCTGGCCGGAATCATCATAAAAATCCGTGATCCCGTCATCCGGCGTCCGGAACCGGTAGAACTCCCGGGTCGTGTTGCCCGTGTTGAGCGCCGCGTAGAGGATCTTGGGGCCGCTGTTTTCGTCGCCCTCGGTGAAGAACAGCTCCAGGGCGTCGCCCGGCTGGACGCGGGCATTGAAATCGACATCGAAGGAGAACATGCGCACGAGGTCGTTGATGATCTCTTCCGGCATGTCCTGTTCCAGGGCCGTCTGGTAGAGGCTGTCGTAGATGGCGGGTGTCGGGCCGCCGTAGGAGACCCTGTCGGCTTCCTCGAAGGCGTCCGCAAGGAAGGTGCTGGGTTCCTTTGCGCGCACATAGTCGCCGTCGTCGGAGCGGGCGATCGTCGCCCTGTGTTCGGTGTTCTCGTAGATGCTGATCCGTTCCGGCCGCATCCGTTCGAGATTGTCCGGTGACGGCGCATAGGCGATCCTGAGACGCTGGCCCTCGGCAAGTTCCGAAATTCCGAACAGGGCTTCGAATGAACGGGAAATGGACCCGGCCTCGTCCTCGGTCGCGTCGTAATCCAGCATCACGTCCGTGAGGTTCGTGCCCTGGGTCACAGGCACGATGCTTTCGTCCATGCCTGCAAAGCGGATGTCCTCGTCCTGCTTGGAGACGAAGGAGACGTTTTCCGGCGTGATGCGCACCGCGTAACGCTCGAGGTCGGGCTGCAGCGCGAGATTGAAGTCGAACCGGCCCGGGTCGACCAGCGTCTTCGCAGCCATCTCGACGGCGTCGATGGAAAGGGTGCGCGCGGTCTCGCGCACGGTCAGTTCCACTTCCGCTTCGGAGGGTGTCTGGTCGGGATCGATGTCGCTGCTGCGGGTGGGGAAGGGCGCCAGGGAAATGCTGACTTCGTTTTCCAGCTTGGCGCCATAGACGGAATCGGCCAGGAGCGGCGTGCCGGGAATGTCCGCAGCCGGGTCGGCGCCGTCGTCGCTGTTGTCGGCGAACATGTTGAGCGGGTTGAAGTCGGGAATGCGTTCGGCGAGTTCCGGGTCCTTGCGGGTGGCCAGCGTTGCGCTGACGAACACATGGGGCTGCACGCGAATGTAGTCGCGGTCGCCGTCCCGGGTGACCACATTCACATCGATCACGTGTTTCGACGAATATTCGGCCGCGGTGCGCAGGACCCGGTCGCCCTTGCTGCTGCCTCCACCCGGAAGAGCAATGCCGTTCAGATAGGCGTCGGCTGACGGGGCCGCCTCGACACTGTACTGGCCGTCGAGCGCCGCCATCAGCGCACCGCCCATCAGCACCAGGGACGTGACGCCCGTGAGCACCGTGCCGGCCAGCCAGCGCAGCGACACCTGGCGCCGGTCGGACATGCCGCTGCGGCCCTCGTATCCGCGCAACGGCGCCTCGTCGCCAAGTTCTACGCGAAGTGTCTGTGCGCTATGGAAAGGGCCAAAATGCATTAATACCTGTCCGGTCCTTCGTACAAGTCCACCATGAAGCGCGTCTTTGCCACCCGCGGGCGGGGGCCTATGTCATCAGCGCCAAGCATAACAGAACCTGCTAAATGCAGTGTTTGATTTAAAACGTCAATTGTTTCTGCAAGCCGGCGTACCTGCTCGTGCGCCGGACGCCTGTCGATAAGAGCAGAATTTGTCCGTTCTGTGGTCAGGGCGTGGCGGCAGACACCTTCTATACAGGGGGAGTGTGGCGGGCTTCGGGGGACGGCCGGAAAGGCCACCCCGGAAAGCCTCCGGAATTATGCGGAATCTGATCGGTTTCGCGTGGCTTCAGGAGTGTTAGAGCCTGAAATTACACCGGAAAACCGGGCGCTGTTTGTTCTGTGAATCTTTTTTGACAAAGTCTGTTGACTCATCTTCGGGCCATGCGTATAACGCCCTCCATCGACGGCGGCGCCGCCAACGTGGCGCCTCTCGCTGTTGGTCCTACCAGACAACTTCGTCTCACCGACCTGGAAACAGGACAAAGGTTCGGCGTCTCTGGGTGAAGGCTCCTGTAGCCGCATTTGCTGCAAAGCGAATGGTTCTTTGACAATTTGATATATGAAGGAAGGGAAGCGTAGGCGGCGTTGGCCTTGCGATCCTCGGCGTAAGTTGAGGGTTTTAAGGAGTTACGCAGGTACGCTGATCTTTCAGGTCAACCCTGACCACTTTGTGGTCGGGATAAGTTGACCGGTTATAAACTGAAGCATCTTTGATGCTTCGGGCAAGGAAGCCGATTGGGCCGGATGCTTAGGTGTTTGGTTTAATTGAGCTCTTGTTAATTCAGTGGCTTTTCGCAGGGATGCGGAGAGTTGCTTTGAGTGCTTTATAGCGATTGATTTAGCAGCCTGTGATTGGACTTTTTAGTTAAACTTGAGAGTTTGATCCTGGCTCAGAACGAACGCTGGCGGCAGGCTTAACACATGCAAGTCGAACGAACTCTTCGGAGTTAGTGGCAGACGGGTGAGTAACGCGTGGGAACCTACCTTTAGGTACGGAACAACAGTTGGAAACGACTGCTAATACCGTATGTGCCCTATGGGGGAAAGATTTATCGCCTAAGGATGGGCCCGCGTTGGATTAGCTAGTTGGTGGGGTAATGGCCTACCAAGGCGACGATCCATAGCTGGTCTGAGAGGATGATCAGCCACACTGGGACTGAGACACGGCCCAGACTCCTACGGGAGGCAGCAGTGGGGAATATTGGACAATGGGGGCAACCCTGATCCAGCCATGCCGCGTGAGTGATGAAGGCCCTAGGGTTGTAAAGCTCTTTCAGCGAGGAGGATAATGACGTTACTCGCAGAAGAAGCCCCGGCTAACTTCGTGCCAGCAGCCGCGGTAATACGAAGGGGGCTAGCGTTGTTCGGAATCACTGGGCGTAAAGCGCACGTAGGCGGACTTTTAAGTCAGGGGTGAAATCCCGGGGCTCAACCCCGGAACTGCCTTTGATACTGGAAGTCTTGAGTCCGAGAGAGGTGAGTGGAACTCCGAGTGTAGAGGTGAAATTCGTAGATATTCGGAAGAACACCAGTGGCGAAGGCGGCTCACTGGCTCGGTACTGACGCTGAGGTGCGAAAGCGTGGGGAGCAAACAGGATTAGATACCCTGGTAGTCCACGCCGTAAACGATGGAAGCTAGCCGTCAGGTAGCATGCTATTTGGTGGCGCAGCTAACGCATTAAGCTTCCCGCCTGGGGAGTACGGTCGCAAGATTAAAACTCAAAGGAATTGACGGGGGCCCGCACAAGCGGTGGAGCATGTGGTTTAATTCGAAGCAACGCGCAGAACCTTACCAGCCCTTGACATTTGGTGCTACTTCCAGAGATGGAAGGTTCCCTTCGGGGACGCCAGGACAGGTGCTGCATGGCTGTCGTCAGCTCGTGTCGTGAGATGTTGGGTTAAGTCCCGCAACGAGCGCAACCCTCGCCCTTAGTTGCCAGCATTGAGTTGGGCACTCTAGGGGGACTGCCGGTGATAAGCCGAGAGGAAGGTGGGGATGACGTCAAGTCCTCATGGCCCTTACGGGCTGGGCTACACACGTGCTACAATGGCGGTGACAGTGGGCAGCGAACCCGCAAGGGGGAGCTAATCTCCAAAAGCCGTCTCAGTTCGGATTGTTCTCTGCAACTCGAGAGCATGAAGTTGGAATCGCTAGTAATCGCGTAACAGCATGACGCGGTGAATACGTTCCCGGGCCTTGTACACACCGCCCGTCACACCATGGGAGTTGGGTTTACCCGAAGGCAGTGCGCTAACCGCAAGGGGGCAGCTGACCACGGTAGGCTCAGCGACTGGGGTGAAGTCGTAACAAGGTAGCCCTAGGGGAACCTGGGGCTGGATCACCTCCTTTCTAAGGATGACCTTTCTGAATGATCTGCGCTCAAGTAGCCGCAAGGCGATAGCGCGCACTAAAGATCATCCAATCCGGTCTCTTCAGAACATAGACCCGTCTAGATCAGGACGAGGTCGCTTAAAACGAGCGGGTTGACGCCGTCTTCGTTTCTCTTTCTTCAAAAGACAAGTATTTGTGGCGCTACCGCCCTTCGGGCTACTTGAGCGCTGTTTGGAGTGCCATGCAGCAGGCTCTGAGTGCGTTTGGAATTGATGTTCCGAGCGCAGCGAAGGCAAGGCCGACTGGCCGCCACAGCAGCCCGAGCGTTGAGCGAGGAATAGCGTTGCTGTGTTTGGTTGGAACATGGGCCGGTAGCTCAGGTGGTTAGAGCGCACGCCTGATAAGCGTGAGGTCGGAGGTTCAAGTCCTCCTCGGCCCACCAAAAAATTGCTCACCAATTTTTTGGTGGGCCGAGGCATCTCCACTTTGCACGTCCTCGGAGCTTTGCTCCTGCGGGCGCTGCCGGGGGCCCACCAAATGGTGGGTTACGGAGAGGCTGACTTTTGGTGTCTGCCAGGTAAGCCGCTTAGAAAGGTGACGTTGGAATTTGTCTGTTCTGCGAGGGACTTCTTGTTCCGGAGCGGAGCGCAGGCAAGGCCGACCGGCCGCCGCGACAGCCCGAACGCTTTGAGCGTGAGGAACGGCGTCGTCGCGTTTTTACCTGATATGGGGCCATAGCTCAGTTGGGAGAGCGCGTGCTTTGCAAGCATGAGGTCGTCGGTTCGATCCCGTCTGGCTCCACCAAAATTTTTGCTCTGCCAAAATTTTGGTGGAGCCATCCGGATCTTTGTTTGGTTCATCCTCGGATCTTCGATCCTGCGGGTGAACGGGCGTGGCTCCGGCATCTTTGTTTGCGCTACCGCGCTTCGCGCTACTTGAGCGCGGTTTGGTTTTCCAGGCTGCTTGCTCGGTGTTTGCGGGGAACAAGAGTTCCGGAGCGAAGCGCAGGCAAGGCCAAGCGGCCGCCGCCCGGTCAGGGCGCCCTCGCGGAGGCTAGAGCCGTAGGCTCGCTCAGCCGTGAGCGGTAAAGCACTTGTCTTTGAAGAAGAAACCGTTTTGCGGTGGTTTACGGATCACCGCCTGTTCTTGACATCGTTGAAGAGAAGATCGTCTGACCTCTGCGGGTAACCGTAGGGTTCCATGATGAAATGGAGGGCCAGCTTGACCGCATGGCCGTTAGATTGATCTCGTGAAACTGGTCTTAATTAATCAATGACCGTTTGTGAGGAAGCCTGTTTGGGTCTCGAGTGTAAAAGGTACTCGGGTGTCTGGCTGGCGGATGCGCAAACAAGGATGGTCGTTTGTGTGACCTGTTCTGAGGTTGTTTGGGTGTTAACGCACTCAAGTAGCCGAAGGCGGTAGTGCACAAAGGATCATCTTGAAGCGCTTTGCGCTTCGAGATGAGCATTGATAATGAGAGTGATCAAGTGTCTTAAGGGCATTCGGTGGATGCCTTGGCGACAAGAGGCGATGAAGGACGTGATACGCTGCGATAAGTCATGGGGAGCTGCGAATAAGCTTTGATCCGTGAATTTCCGAATGGGGCAACCCACTCCGTATGGAGTACCCGCAAGGGAGCAAACCCGGGGAACTGAAACATCTAAGTACCCGGAGGAAAGGACATCAACCGAGACTCCGCTAGTAGTGGCGAGCGAACGCGGACCAGGCCAGTGGCTATAGAGTAAGAACCGGAACCGTCTGGAAAGTCGGGCCTTAGTGGGTGATAGCCCCTTACGGGTAGAAAACTTTATAGTCCTCGAGTAGGGCGGGACACGTGAAATCCTGTCTGAACGTGGGGGGACCACCCTCCAAGCCTAAGTACTCCTTGTCGACCGATAGCGAACAAGTACCGTGAGGGAAAGGTGAAAAGTACCCCGACGAGGGGAGTGAAACAGTTCCTGAAACCGGATGCCTACAATCAGTTGGAGGGCTTCGTGCCTGACAGCGTACCTTTTGTATAATGGGTCAGCGACTTAATTTAACGAGCAAGCTTAAGCCGATAGGTGTATGCGCAGCGAAAGCGAGTCTGAATAGGGCGCTTAGTTCGTTGGATTAGACCCGAAACCGAGTGATCTAGCCATGGCCAGGTTGAAGGTGCGGTAACACGCACTGGAGGACCGAACCCACGCCTGTTGAAAAAGTCGGGGATGAGCTGTGGCTAGGGGTGAAAGGCCAATCAAACTCGGAAATAGCTGGTTCTCCGCGAAATCTATTTAGGTAGAGCGTCGGATGAATACTCTCGGGGGTAGAGCACTGGATGGGCTATGGGGGCTTACCGCCTTACTGATCCTAACCAAACTCCGAATACCGAGAAGTACTATCCGGCAGACACACAGTGGGTGCTAACGTCCATTGTGGAGAGGGAAACAACCCTGACCGCCAGTTAAGGTCCCTAAGTTATGGCTAAGTGGGAAAGGATGTAGAACTCCCAAAACAACCAGGATGTTGGCTTAGAAGCAGCCATCATTTAAAGAAAGCGTAACAGCTCACTGGTCTAAATAAGGGGTTCCGCGCCGAAAATGTACCGGGGCTCAAGCCATACACCGAAACTGCGGGTGCATCTTTAAGATGCGCGGTAGCGGAGCGTTCTGTAAGTCTGCGAAGGGAGACCCGCGAGGGCTCCTGGAGATATCAGAAGTGCGAATGCTGACATGAGTAACGATAAAGCGGGTGAGAGACCCGCTCGCCGAAAGTCCAAGGGTTCCTGCGCAACGCTAATCGGCGCAGGGTTAGCCGGCCCCTAAGGCGAGGCCGAAAGGCGTAGTCGATGGGAATGCAGTTAATATTCTGCAGCTTGGTGGTAGTGACGGATGCCGTGTGTTGTATCTCCTTATTGGATTGGGGGTGCAGCGAAGGTGTTCCAGGAAATAGCTCCACCGTATAAACCGTACCCGAAACCGACACAGGTGGACTGGTAGAGCATACCAAGGCGCTTGAGAGAACTAT carries:
- a CDS encoding M23 family metallopeptidase gives rise to the protein MHFGPFHSAQTLRVELGDEAPLRGYEGRSGMSDRRQVSLRWLAGTVLTGVTSLVLMGGALMAALDGQYSVEAAPSADAYLNGIALPGGGSSKGDRVLRTAAEYSSKHVIDVNVVTRDGDRDYIRVQPHVFVSATLATRKDPELAERIPDFNPLNMFADNSDDGADPAADIPGTPLLADSVYGAKLENEVSISLAPFPTRSSDIDPDQTPSEAEVELTVRETARTLSIDAVEMAAKTLVDPGRFDFNLALQPDLERYAVRITPENVSFVSKQDEDIRFAGMDESIVPVTQGTNLTDVMLDYDATEDEAGSISRSFEALFGISELAEGQRLRIAYAPSPDNLERMRPERISIYENTEHRATIARSDDGDYVRAKEPSTFLADAFEEADRVSYGGPTPAIYDSLYQTALEQDMPEEIINDLVRMFSFDVDFNARVQPGDALELFFTEGDENSGPKILYAALNTGNTTREFYRFRTPDDGITDFYDDSGQSAKKFLIRKPLNGGKFRSGFGMRRHPIHKYTKMHRGVDWSAPRGTPIMAAGNGTVQKAGWSSGYGRRIELRHTNGYTTTYNHMTGFAKGVQEGTRVTQGQIIGYVGSTGLSTGPHLHYEVLVNGRYMDPMRIKLPKGRTLDGEMRTAFETERYRVETLLDRARKPSRIAAVN